Within Topomyia yanbarensis strain Yona2022 chromosome 2, ASM3024719v1, whole genome shotgun sequence, the genomic segment atccgctaaaactgctgctggggacagaaagTTCTAGTTTTACATCAAAGAACTGttgaaattatgaatctagaactggaACACTCCTGAATATGCTCTATAGAATGATTCTATGCATAGAATCCACTTTTCAAATACTTCAATCAAAGCTAATTCTTCCATCCGCCAAAATTTAGGCAATGTGTTCTGTATTCGATAGGATAACCGTTTCAGTATCCATAGATCAAACTCGTTTCTTTCAAGCCCGAGTGATATTGCAGGATTGCTAATTACCAGAAGAATCCTTGCTGCAAAGTTAAGGGAAAGGAAAAGCTTACACCAGAACGAAATAGATGGTTGAATGATCTGAGATCCCGAGTAATCCCGACGAATTTTCAGAAAATGACGTACTTCCGGGTACTTTGAGAATCCCTTTCTTAATCTGAGGAAATCAGGCTTTAATCACTTTGTCCCAAACCGTTCAGCAGAGTGGAAGTGATTTGTTTCCCGCGTGAAAACCAGTTTAGGTAAAGAGCGTGACGTCGCTGATATTTCAGTAAGTTATAAATTTCtgcagcgcaaattcgttagttgggtcacgactgcgccccaactagcgaatcctATCCGTTAATTGGAGCAACTGATAGCTGGGCAAAACTACTCGAAGGAAAAGCTGAGCTGTTTTCTttcaacaaaaaacaaacagaATTATTTTACGGTTCACGTAAGTTGGCTGTTTCCTCCCAGTTTAAAGTTGATTTTTGTTACAAAGTGTTCTTTTTgccattaattatttttttgataaattccttcacataaAACAGGAAATGGATACACGCCGTCCGGAAAAAAGCTGATAAAGCGCAAGCATACTACGTTGCCACTAGCTAAAAAATCATTGGATAATGTAATTGAATACATCAGAGATGACTttcaaaagttaacaaactaaCTTCTCTGCGGCACAACCTAATTGGTGCTGAATGGAAGAAGCGCAACATctaacacatttatttcactaaaaacattccggaatatgaattcaaaaaattaagTTCCATTGAATTTCAAAGTATGCTTTTTTCTAGATCGCCACAGAAATCAACCAAAAAGCTCCTTGAAATCGATGACTTTCAAACGTCAATCAGATTTTGACTTTTAGTTTTGGCATAAGAGTGTCTTTTGGTTGGAGCATGCCGGTCCGAACCATCCCTTTCGGCCGGTAATCAAAGCAACCGTCAACCAGCAACAGCTGGTCAGATTCGGCCGTTATGTTAAATATTTTCACAGCTtcggtttaaaaaaaaatttcagtgttAGCAGcaacatgcgacctctagtagttataatctcttttgtttacGAGCCCCCGCTTTCAGACGGGCCACGCTCATGACGTGATAAAAAATTTCTCTTTTGTTTTCTACACCAAAATCTGTGATTGGCAAGTCcccatctggcatcgctgctgaAGATCATCAAACAAAAATCTCTACACAGTTCAAAACATCAAATCCTTACGATATGACGGCACAGCTCTATTCGAAACAGACAAAAGACGACAGCTAGAATTTTGTTTGTCATCGCCGTATCACCCAACAGCGGTTTCTGTACGTATAGTTTAATTTCGTTGTTCTCAAGTGAAAACCTTCTTTTTTTCGTCATACACTATGGAAACGTTAATGGGAATTCGTGGTCCGGACTTTGTGATGCTAGCCGCCGATAGTTCTCATGCCCATTCGATTATGGTCCTGAAGGATGGTAAACAGTGACGGACCATTTCGCCATAACCTTAATTTATGACTTTCTGTGGTTCTcttcagatgaaactaaaatATACAAGATCTCCGACAACCTGATGATGGCCACGATTGGCGAGGCGGGAGATCGAGTGCAATTCACGGAATACATTAGCAAAAATATATTGCTGTACAAGATGCGCAATGGTTACGAATTGGGACCAAAATCGGCAGCTCATTTCACCAGGAAGAATCTAGCCGATTACCTGCGGTCTCGCACTCCGTATCAGGTCAATGTGCTCGTTGGCGGGTAAGACTGAGCAAACGGTTTGTTGTATTTTATAAATCTACGTGCTCATTATTTGTTATAGATATGATGAAGCTGATGGTGCCCAGTTGCACTACATCGATTATTTGGCCAACTCGCTACCAGTGAAATATGCGGCTCATGGTTATGGAGGTCTGTTCGTATCGAGTATTCTAGATAGGTACCATCACGCAAAGATAACACAGGACGAGGCGTATGAAATTCTAAAGAAGGGAGTAACTGAAATTCAGAAGCGGCTCATTATCAATCTTCCGAATTTCAAAGTTTCCGTAATTGATAAGGATGGAATCAAGGAGCTGGCGG encodes:
- the LOC131679133 gene encoding proteasome subunit beta type-2-like — protein: METLMGIRGPDFVMLAADSSHAHSIMVLKDDETKIYKISDNLMMATIGEAGDRVQFTEYISKNILLYKMRNGYELGPKSAAHFTRKNLADYLRSRTPYQVNVLVGGYDEADGAQLHYIDYLANSLPVKYAAHGYGGLFVSSILDRYHHAKITQDEAYEILKKGVTEIQKRLIINLPNFKVSVIDKDGIKELADISADSLKQPIAA